A genomic stretch from Gorilla gorilla gorilla isolate KB3781 chromosome 20, NHGRI_mGorGor1-v2.1_pri, whole genome shotgun sequence includes:
- the ERVV-2 gene encoding endogenous retrovirus group V member 2 Env polyprotein isoform X1: MTEKFLFLYLSLLPMPLLSQAQWNENSLVSFSKIIASGNHLSNCWICHNFITRSSSYQYILVRNFSLNLTFGSGIPEGQHKSVPLQVSLANSAHQVPCLDLTPPFNQSSKTSFYFYNCSSLNQTCCPCPEGHCDRKNTSEEGFPSPTIHPMSFSPAGCHPNLTHWCPAKQMNDYRDKSPRNHCAAWEGKELITWRVLYSLPKAHTVPTWPKTTVPLGGPLSPACNQTLPAGWKSQLHKWFDSHIPRWACTPPGYVFLCGPQKNKLPFDGSPKITYSTPAVANLYTCINNIQHTGECAVGLLGPRGIGVTIYNTTQPRQKRALGLILAGMGAAIGMIAPWGGFTYHDVTLRNLSRQIENIAKSTRDSISKLKASIDSLANVVMDNRLALDYLLAEQGGVCAVINKSCCVYVNNSGAIEEDIKKIYDEATWLHDFGKGGASARAIWEAVKSALPSLNWFVPLLGPATVILLLFLFGPCFFNLLIKCVSSRIKQFHMKSPQMERYQLSVIGGPSTYKHISPLDASGRRFRETMEEFSL; the protein is encoded by the coding sequence ATGACAGAgaaattccttttcctttatctttccctccttcccatgCCCCTACTCTCACAGGCACAGTGGAATGAAAATTCCCTTGTcagtttttccaaaataattgCTTCGGGAAACCATCTAAGCAACTGTTGGATCTGCCACAACTTCATCACCAGGTCCTCATCTTACCAATATATTTTggtaagaaatttttctttaaacctaaCATTTGGTTCAGGAATCCCTGAAGGCCAACATAAATCTGTTCCGCTCCAGGTTTCGCTTGCTAACTCAGCGCACCAAGTCCCCTGCCTGGATCTCACTCCACCTTTCAATCAAAGCTCTAAAACTTCTTTCTATTTCTACAACTGCTCTTCTCTAAACCAAACCTGTTGTCCATGCCCTGAAGGACACTGTGACAGGAAGAACACCTCTGAGGAGGGATTCCCCAGTCCCACCATCCATCCCATGAGCTTCTCCCCAGCAGGCTGCCACCCTAACTTGACTCACTGGTGTCCAGCTAAACAAATGAACGATTATCGAGACAAGTCACCCCGAAACCACTGTGCAGCTTGGGAAGGAAAAGAGCTAATCACATGGAGGGTTCTATATTCGCTTCCCAAGGCACACACTGTCCCCACATGGCCAAAAACTACTGTTCCCCTGGGAGGGCCCCTATCCCCTGCATGCAATCAAACTCTTCCAGCAGGGTGGAAATCGCAGTTACACAAGTGGTTCGACAGCCACATCCCCCGGTGGGCCTGTACCCCTCCTGGCTATGTATTTTTATGTGgaccacaaaaaaataaactgcCCTTTGATGGAAGTCCTAAGATAACTTATTCAACCCCCGCTGTGGCAAACCTCTATACTTGCATTAATAATATCCAACATACGGGAGAATGTGCTGTGGGACTTTTGGGACCACGGGGGATAGGTGTGACCATCTATAACACCACCCAACCCAGACAGAAAAGAGCCCTGGGTCTAATACTGGCAGGGATGGGAGCGGCCATAGGAATGATCGCCCCATGGGGAGGGTTCACTTATCATGATGTCACCCTCAGAAATCTCTccagacaaatagaaaacatagCTAAGAGTACCAGAGATAGCATCTCTAAACTCAAGGCCTCCATAGATTCTCTAGCAAATGTAGTCATGGACAACAGATTGGCCTTAGATTACCTCTTAGCAGAGCAGGGTGGAGTCTGTGCAGTGATCAATAAATCCTGTTGCGTTTATGTCAATAACAGTGGGGCGATAGAGGAGGATATAAAAAAGATCTATGATGAGGCTACGTGGCTCCATGACTTTGGAAAAGGAGGTGCTTCAGCAAGGGCCATCTGGGAGGCTGTGAAgtctgccctcccctccctcaaCTGGTTTGTCCCTTTACTGGGACCAGCAACAGTTATACTCTTACTTTTCCTCTTTGGCCCTTGTTTCTTTAATTTACTGATTAAGTGTGTCTCTTCTAGGATAAAGCAATTTCACATGAAGTCCCcccaaatggaaagatatcagcTATCTGTCATTGGAGGCCCCAGCACCTATAAGCACATCTCCCCCTTGGATGCCAGTGGGCGAAGATTCCGGGAAACTATGGAGGAATTTTCTCtctga
- the ERVV-2 gene encoding endogenous retrovirus group V member 2 Env polyprotein precursor (The RefSeq protein has 1 substitution compared to this genomic sequence), which produces MTEKFLFLYLSLLPMPLLSQAQWNENSLVSFSKIIASGNHLSNCWICHNFITRSSSYQYILVRNFSLNLTFGSGIPEGQHKSVPLQVSLANSAHQVPCLDLTPPFNQSSKTSFYFYNCSSLNQTCCPCPEGHCDRKNTSEEGFPSPTIHPMSFSPAGCHPNLTHWCPAKQMNDYRDKSPRNQCAAWEGKELITWRVLYSLPKAHTVPTWPKTTVPLGGPLSPACNQTLPAGWKSQLHKWFDSHIPRWACTPPGYVFLCGPQKNKLPFDGSPKITYSTPAVANLYTCINNIQHTGECAVGLLGPRGIGVTIYNTTQPRQKRALGLILAGMGAAIGMIAPWGGFTYHDVTLRNLSRQIENIAKSTRDSISKLKASIDSLANVVMDNRLALDYLLAEQGGVCAVINKSCCVYVNNSGAIEEDIKKIYDEATWLHDFGKGGASARAIWEAVKSALPSLNWFVPLLGPATVILLLFLFGPCFFNLLIKCVSSRIKQFHMKSPQMERYQLSVIGGPSTYKHISPLDASGRRFRETMEEFSL; this is translated from the coding sequence ATGACAGAgaaattccttttcctttatctttccctccttcccatgCCCCTACTCTCACAGGCACAGTGGAATGAAAATTCCCTTGTcagtttttccaaaataattgCTTCGGGAAACCATCTAAGCAACTGTTGGATCTGCCACAACTTCATCACCAGGTCCTCATCTTACCAATATATTTTggtaagaaatttttctttaaacctaaCATTTGGTTCAGGAATCCCTGAAGGCCAACATAAATCTGTTCCGCTCCAGGTTTCGCTTGCTAACTCAGCGCACCAAGTCCCCTGCCTGGATCTCACTCCACCTTTCAATCAAAGCTCTAAAACTTCTTTCTATTTCTACAACTGCTCTTCTCTAAACCAAACCTGTTGTCCATGCCCTGAAGGACACTGTGACAGGAAGAACACCTCTGAGGAGGGATTCCCCAGTCCCACCATCCATCCCATGAGCTTCTCCCCAGCAGGCTGCCACCCTAACTTGACTCACTGGTGTCCAGCTAAACAAATGAACGATTATCGAGACAAGTCACCCCGAAACCACTGTGCAGCTTGGGAAGGAAAAGAGCTAATCACATGGAGGGTTCTATATTCGCTTCCCAAGGCACACACTGTCCCCACATGGCCAAAAACTACTGTTCCCCTGGGAGGGCCCCTATCCCCTGCATGCAATCAAACTCTTCCAGCAGGGTGGAAATCGCAGTTACACAAGTGGTTCGACAGCCACATCCCCCGGTGGGCCTGTACCCCTCCTGGCTATGTATTTTTATGTGgaccacaaaaaaataaactgcCCTTTGATGGAAGTCCTAAGATAACTTATTCAACCCCCGCTGTGGCAAACCTCTATACTTGCATTAATAATATCCAACATACGGGAGAATGTGCTGTGGGACTTTTGGGACCACGGGGGATAGGTGTGACCATCTATAACACCACCCAACCCAGACAGAAAAGAGCCCTGGGTCTAATACTGGCAGGGATGGGAGCGGCCATAGGAATGATCGCCCCATGGGGAGGGTTCACTTATCATGATGTCACCCTCAGAAATCTCTccagacaaatagaaaacatagCTAAGAGTACCAGAGATAGCATCTCTAAACTCAAGGCCTCCATAGATTCTCTAGCAAATGTAGTCATGGACAACAGATTGGCCTTAGATTACCTCTTAGCAGAGCAGGGTGGAGTCTGTGCAGTGATCAATAAATCCTGTTGCGTTTATGTCAATAACAGTGGGGCGATAGAGGAGGATATAAAAAAGATCTATGATGAGGCTACGTGGCTCCATGACTTTGGAAAAGGAGGTGCTTCAGCAAGGGCCATCTGGGAGGCTGTGAAgtctgccctcccctccctcaaCTGGTTTGTCCCTTTACTGGGACCAGCAACAGTTATACTCTTACTTTTCCTCTTTGGCCCTTGTTTCTTTAATTTACTGATTAAGTGTGTCTCTTCTAGGATAAAGCAATTTCACATGAAGTCCCcccaaatggaaagatatcagcTATCTGTCATTGGAGGCCCCAGCACCTATAAGCACATCTCCCCCTTGGATGCCAGTGGGCGAAGATTCCGGGAAACTATGGAGGAATTTTCTCtctga